A window of Erpetoichthys calabaricus chromosome 12, fErpCal1.3, whole genome shotgun sequence contains these coding sequences:
- the LOC114663225 gene encoding tapasin-related protein-like, which yields MAIFHTSTRQPEISASLHSDVLLPCVFSLANSKNELKYVIITWKANGVIIAQYMNGEVKASSRAEMLGSELQMGNASLILRNVSLNDKGDYECEVYEVPNLGTVKVSLKVTAAPQVFLNPKVIGFDRPVALECHAVGFYPPGNISVEWWSGSRPLPNQIPLQLYQIQDGSYRTVRHHIYTSFGMVVNDTLSCRVTHESQGGKPIVVPLQVCKPVMTVSPQTVTRGGKHNIVCKLEGCFSNAVISWINKNKSIKQYTCMSTWDCVNIITGEKKMDEFDELFCKAEVEGFDMNITQPVKIINQGGDRCPWITILVLFGVLLIISFCRVCLGVLQKVLMPRVLCITQI from the exons ATGGCCATATTTCACACCTCTACACGGCAACCTGAGATCAGTGCATCTCTTCACTCAGACGTTCTTCTGCCCTGCGTCTTCAGCCTGGCAAATAGTAAAAATGAACTGAAGTATGTTATTATCACCTGGAAAGCTAATGGAGTGATAATTGCACAATACATGAATGGAGAAGTGAAAGCCTCCAGCAGAGCAGAAATGTTAGGAAGTGAACTGCAGATGGGCAATGCTTCCTTGATCCTCAGGAATGTCAGCCTTAATGATAAAGGTGACTATGAGTGTGAGGTATATGAAGTTCCAAACTTGGGAACAGTGAAGGTGTCACTTAAAGTTACAG CTGCTCCACAGGTCTTCCTAAATCCAAAGGTAATTGGTTTtgacaggccagtcgccctggaATGTCATGCAGTGGGCTTCTACCCCCCTGGAAACATCTCTGTGGAATGGTGGTCAGGTTCAAGACCCCTCCCTAACCAGATACCTTTGCAGTTGTACCAGATTCAAGACGGTAGCTACAGAACAGTGAGACACCACATTTACACATCATTTGGGATGGTTGTCAATGATACGTTGTCCTGTCGGGTGACCCACGAATCTCAGGGAGGAAAGCCAATTGTAGTCCCATTGCAGGTCTGCA AACCAGTCATGACGGTGTCCCCTCAAACTGTGACCAGAGGAGGAAAGCATAATATTGTGTGCAAGCTGGAAGGTTGCTTCAGCAATGCTGTTATCAGctggataaataaaaataaatctatcaAACAATACACATGCATGAGCACATGGGACTGTGTGAACATCATAACAGGAGAgaagaagatggatgagtttgaTGAACTCTTCTGTAAGGCAGAAGTGGAAGGGTTTGACATGAACATCACTCAGCCTGTCAAAATCATTAATCAGG GTGGAGACAGATGCCCTTGGATCACAATACTTGTGTTATTTGGAGTATTGctgattatttcattttgtcgTGTATGTCTG GGGGTACTACAAAAAGTTTTGATGCCAAGAGTTCTATGCATTACACA gaTTTAA